Proteins encoded in a region of the Armatimonadota bacterium genome:
- a CDS encoding sigma-70 family RNA polymerase sigma factor, with amino-acid sequence MEATLDRRKEFEDLLAPVAAVAYRVAHGLTHNAEDAMDLVQDATVQAFRAFGTFASGSNFKAWFLRILTNRYLKSRSKKALPVQSFDEVEDVYLFQMTRQAGLHGNPEDPVRLVLDGLELESVQQAMQTLPDEYRSAAVLYFLEDSSYEEIAHVLDVPVGTVRSRLHRGRKLLQKALWEVAVERGIVSVEGQRAP; translated from the coding sequence ATGGAGGCGACCCTCGACCGGAGAAAGGAGTTCGAAGACCTCTTGGCCCCCGTGGCCGCGGTCGCATACCGCGTCGCGCACGGACTCACGCACAACGCCGAGGACGCGATGGACCTCGTCCAAGACGCCACCGTCCAGGCGTTCCGAGCCTTCGGGACCTTCGCTTCCGGATCCAATTTCAAGGCTTGGTTCCTGCGCATCCTGACGAACCGCTACCTCAAGTCCCGGTCGAAGAAGGCGTTGCCCGTGCAGTCGTTCGACGAGGTCGAGGACGTCTATCTTTTCCAGATGACCCGTCAGGCGGGGTTGCACGGGAACCCCGAAGACCCGGTCCGGCTTGTCTTAGACGGACTGGAACTGGAATCCGTCCAACAAGCGATGCAGACGTTGCCCGACGAATACCGTTCCGCAGCCGTCCTCTATTTCTTGGAAGATTCGAGCTACGAGGAGATCGCCCATGTGCTCGATGTACCGGTCGGGACGGTCCGGTCACGGCTCCATCGAGGGCGCAAGTTGTTGCAGAAGGCACTATGGGAGGTCGCGGTCGAACGGGGGATCGTGAGCGTCGAGGGACAGAGGGCACCATGA
- a CDS encoding zf-HC2 domain-containing protein: MNEFDCKEAFRRLSDYIDRELTAEEMEAVRQHLEKCTECAEEFHFEGNVVRCVKEKLARIDLPCDLLDQLRAALDAAGTKDAD, translated from the coding sequence ATGAACGAGTTCGATTGCAAGGAAGCCTTCCGAAGGTTGAGCGACTATATCGATCGGGAACTGACGGCGGAAGAAATGGAAGCCGTCCGGCAACACTTGGAAAAGTGCACCGAATGTGCCGAAGAGTTCCACTTTGAAGGCAACGTGGTCCGGTGCGTCAAGGAGAAGCTGGCCAGGATCGACCTTCCGTGCGACCTTTTGGATCAATTGCGGGCGGCCCTGGATGCTGCCGGGACGAAAGACGCCGACTGA
- a CDS encoding M20/M25/M40 family metallo-hydrolase, giving the protein MARMPFAFAPALFVAAVLQEKAGPKLDSVTPKSVEAHLKFLASDLLEGRGTPSRGLDIAAEYIAAQFQLAGLEPGTKEGYFQITEFENRRTQVKAPVRNVIGVLRGTDDKLKDTYVLVTAHYDHLGMREGEGDQIFNGADDDGSGTVGVIECARALAGMKPKRTIVFMCFWGEEMGLRGSRHYVENPVFPLRDTVVDINLEQIGRTDDDEGPRVSEFNVTGYDYTDLAERLKAAAEPHGVKVTMHEKLSGPYFFASDNAAFAGVGVPANTVSTAYSFPDYHKPGDEWQKIDYDNTTKIVRSVCAGLWSIANDPRPIKWNEANEKTKRYVEAWKKLQGDQSASFVPAASRAARN; this is encoded by the coding sequence ATGGCCCGTATGCCGTTCGCGTTCGCCCCGGCCCTTTTCGTCGCCGCAGTCCTTCAAGAAAAGGCTGGCCCGAAGCTCGACTCCGTGACGCCGAAGTCGGTCGAGGCCCACTTGAAGTTCTTGGCGAGCGACCTGCTTGAAGGAAGGGGGACGCCCAGCCGGGGATTGGACATCGCGGCCGAGTACATCGCGGCCCAGTTCCAACTCGCCGGACTTGAACCGGGCACAAAGGAGGGCTACTTTCAAATCACCGAGTTCGAAAACCGTCGGACGCAGGTCAAAGCCCCTGTCCGGAACGTGATCGGCGTCCTGCGCGGGACCGACGATAAGCTCAAAGACACCTACGTCTTGGTCACGGCGCACTACGACCACCTGGGAATGCGCGAAGGAGAGGGTGATCAGATCTTTAACGGCGCGGACGACGACGGCAGCGGGACGGTCGGCGTCATCGAATGTGCGCGGGCCTTGGCCGGAATGAAGCCCAAACGGACCATCGTCTTCATGTGTTTTTGGGGCGAGGAGATGGGTTTGCGGGGCTCCAGGCACTACGTCGAGAACCCGGTGTTCCCCTTACGGGACACGGTGGTCGACATTAATCTGGAGCAGATCGGACGGACCGACGACGATGAGGGCCCGCGCGTGTCCGAGTTCAATGTGACCGGATACGACTATACGGACTTGGCCGAACGCTTGAAGGCCGCAGCCGAGCCGCATGGAGTCAAGGTCACGATGCACGAGAAGCTGAGCGGGCCCTACTTCTTCGCCAGCGACAATGCCGCATTCGCCGGGGTCGGTGTCCCTGCGAACACGGTCAGTACGGCTTACAGCTTTCCCGACTACCACAAACCGGGCGACGAGTGGCAGAAGATCGATTACGACAACACGACGAAGATCGTCCGTTCGGTCTGCGCCGGCTTATGGTCCATCGCCAACGATCCCCGGCCCATCAAGTGGAACGAAGCCAACGAAAAGACCAAGCGTTACGTCGAAGCCTGGAAAAAACTCCAGGGTGATCAGTCGGCGTCTTTCGTCCCGGCAGCATCCAGGGCCGCCCGCAATTGA